A single region of the Alteriqipengyuania flavescens genome encodes:
- a CDS encoding TadE/TadG family type IV pilus assembly protein, translated as MLPRLRRDENGSLGVEYAFAIPVLVTIMIGILQFGMVLHANGAMRHALGEGIRLAKVDWDATDTEITDATKAALVGIDPKGVKSVTYTKGTSGAATYGRVTMKYEMTPVIPFAPIPAIKLEETRQSWLPT; from the coding sequence GTGCTGCCCCGCCTCCGCCGCGACGAAAACGGCTCGCTCGGCGTCGAATACGCCTTTGCCATTCCCGTGCTGGTGACGATCATGATCGGCATCCTGCAGTTCGGCATGGTCCTGCACGCGAACGGCGCGATGCGCCACGCGCTGGGAGAAGGGATCCGCCTGGCCAAGGTGGACTGGGACGCGACCGACACCGAAATCACCGACGCGACCAAGGCCGCGCTGGTCGGCATCGATCCCAAGGGCGTGAAATCGGTCACCTATACCAAGGGCACGTCCGGCGCTGCCACATACGGCCGGGTGACGATGAAATACGAAATGACGCCGGTCATCCCCTTCGCCCCGATCCCCGCGATCAAGCTCGAAGAAACCCGGCAATCCTGGCTTCCCACCTGA
- a CDS encoding TadE/TadG family type IV pilus assembly protein, protein MTGLLQKLKSDTSGNVLVIAGAGTMAMVGAAGIGVDTVKWYLWKRQMQQAVDSSALAGALNQSQGAGWKTAAESELKRTANTAYSIVSMTNPPTSGSWKDNTLAVEVVATTTQRLPFSSLFLNAAPSIRVRSVAASINDGENCVYALAPSGKGVDVGGDADLDFGCGVISNSAFNASVDITGSSKLRANPISARGGINVGNNDNIDPGTTLIPYGQPVTDPLASRMLQPPASPASCLFNNKAVKPSETVTLVPGRYCNGLTIRGTVHFDPGVYIIDGGGLKLNSQAEVTGTDVTFVLTGPGSKIATLDISAGAEVDLAAPDSSVDATWANILFYQDPAAFTTGNTINGGADMLLDGIVYFPMGEMKFNGGSNHDSKCLMLVTYRIEMTGSGKVRNQCSSDYDDYDRAARVIRVVE, encoded by the coding sequence ATGACTGGACTACTGCAGAAGTTGAAAAGCGATACAAGCGGCAACGTGCTGGTGATTGCCGGTGCGGGCACGATGGCGATGGTCGGGGCGGCCGGCATAGGCGTCGATACCGTGAAGTGGTACCTGTGGAAGCGCCAGATGCAGCAGGCGGTCGACAGTTCCGCCCTCGCCGGTGCGCTCAACCAGAGCCAGGGCGCCGGATGGAAAACCGCCGCCGAAAGCGAGCTGAAGCGCACCGCCAACACCGCCTATTCGATCGTCAGCATGACGAACCCGCCGACTTCGGGCAGCTGGAAGGACAACACGCTGGCCGTGGAAGTGGTCGCCACCACCACGCAGCGCCTGCCCTTCTCCAGCCTGTTCCTGAACGCCGCGCCCAGCATCCGCGTGCGCTCCGTCGCGGCCAGCATCAACGACGGCGAGAACTGCGTCTATGCGCTGGCGCCGAGCGGCAAGGGCGTGGACGTGGGCGGCGATGCCGATCTCGACTTCGGCTGCGGCGTCATCTCGAACTCCGCCTTCAACGCCTCGGTCGACATCACGGGTTCGAGCAAGCTGCGCGCCAACCCGATTTCGGCCCGCGGCGGCATCAATGTGGGCAATAACGACAACATAGATCCGGGCACCACGCTGATCCCCTATGGCCAGCCGGTGACGGACCCGCTCGCCTCGCGCATGCTGCAGCCGCCGGCATCGCCTGCCAGCTGCTTGTTCAACAACAAGGCCGTGAAGCCGAGCGAGACCGTAACGCTTGTTCCGGGCCGCTATTGCAACGGGCTGACGATCCGCGGGACGGTCCATTTCGATCCCGGCGTCTACATCATCGACGGCGGCGGTCTGAAGCTGAATTCGCAGGCGGAGGTCACCGGTACCGACGTCACTTTCGTCCTGACCGGTCCGGGCAGCAAGATCGCCACGCTGGACATTTCGGCAGGCGCAGAGGTCGACCTTGCCGCGCCCGATTCCAGCGTCGATGCGACCTGGGCCAACATCCTGTTCTACCAGGATCCCGCCGCGTTCACGACGGGGAACACGATCAACGGCGGGGCGGACATGCTGCTCGACGGGATCGTCTATTTCCCGATGGGCGAAATGAAGTTCAACGGCGGATCGAACCACGATTCCAAGTGCCTGATGCTGGTCACCTACCGGATCGAAATGACCGGCAGCGGCAAGGTTCGCAACCAGTGCAGCAGCGATTACGACGATTACGACCGGGCCGCCCGTGTCATCCGGGTGGTGGAGTAA
- the apaG gene encoding Co2+/Mg2+ efflux protein ApaG, translating into MQAFFQHAAITEGITVRVAVNFMPEQSEPENGRWFWVYHIRIENGSDDTVQLLSRHWRITDARGMVNHVDGEGVVGETPVLEPGQTHDYVSGCPLTTPYGNMEGFYTFARRAGEPLEVRIPFFPLSAPAEAQ; encoded by the coding sequence ATGCAAGCCTTCTTCCAGCACGCCGCGATTACCGAGGGCATCACCGTGCGCGTGGCGGTGAATTTCATGCCCGAACAGTCGGAGCCGGAGAACGGCCGCTGGTTCTGGGTCTATCACATCCGCATCGAGAACGGGTCGGACGACACTGTCCAGCTGCTATCCCGCCACTGGCGCATCACCGATGCGCGCGGGATGGTGAACCATGTCGATGGCGAAGGCGTGGTCGGGGAAACCCCGGTGCTGGAGCCGGGGCAGACGCACGACTACGTCTCCGGCTGCCCGCTGACAACGCCCTATGGCAACATGGAAGGCTTTTACACCTTCGCGCGCCGCGCGGGCGAGCCGCTGGAAGTGCGCATTCCCTTCTTCCCGCTGAGCGCGCCGGCTGAAGCGCAGTAG
- a CDS encoding TadE family protein: MTKLTLTPLLRRLRRDEAGVGLLELALVAPILMLLCLGMVDVSRLVSAKIDLEQAAQRTTDFALSRRPTSNNGSYLITEAAAAAGVPAKDVTVELFLECNGVKQTDFNTVCPAGQAQARFASIAITRAVKTQFNWKAFANFGASRQEGSTTSVSVVGDSVVRFQ; this comes from the coding sequence ATGACGAAGCTTACCCTGACCCCCCTGCTGCGCCGCCTGCGCCGGGACGAAGCGGGCGTCGGCCTGCTGGAACTGGCGCTCGTCGCGCCGATCCTGATGCTCCTGTGCCTCGGCATGGTCGATGTCTCGCGCCTAGTCTCCGCGAAGATCGACCTCGAACAGGCGGCGCAGCGCACCACCGACTTCGCCCTGTCGCGCCGCCCGACCAGCAACAACGGCAGCTACCTTATTACCGAAGCGGCCGCAGCCGCGGGCGTTCCGGCTAAGGACGTGACGGTCGAGCTGTTCCTCGAATGCAACGGCGTAAAGCAGACCGATTTCAACACCGTCTGCCCCGCCGGCCAGGCCCAGGCCCGCTTCGCCAGCATCGCCATCACGCGCGCGGTGAAGACGCAGTTCAACTGGAAGGCCTTCGCCAATTTCGGCGCCAGCAGGCAGGAAGGCTCGACTACCAGCGTCAGCGTGGTCGGCGACAGCGTGGTGCGCTTCCAGTGA
- a CDS encoding Ppx/GppA family phosphatase, which produces MSGFRTQSARGRRQDSNPRAVIDIGSNTVRLVVYDGPRRAPLPVWNEKVAARLGQDLSATGSIPEHASAEALGALARYAMLVDGLGVEDVQTVATAAAREAGNGPAFIERVRALGLDPEVLPGEEEARVSAMGAIGAFPGAKGTVADIGGGSLELVRIADGECHGGHSLPLGTLRLPALRRDAGPDFHRRLRTMLKPASAELEQGQTLYMVGGTWRAFAAYAMRDEKTPLTDPHGYILDSARAEKLAKRVTGKSPDKLSDISGISSMRSEMLPDAAALLRAMLAELKPDRLVFSSWGLREGLLYDRLEPHRKVKDPLISGTASFSGGKEVVTDGSLLAAWSVDTARSPGKGHERLRFAAAMLAIALRRVEPNLRYRHAVEWALDKRWVGVTPRERAMLAAALLASCGKTSWPKELDALASEEDLREATAWGLGLRLGYRLSAASRVSLSESALDAKDGALVMTLDPAKAALASDGIVADLTALAEWMALEPRLEIAPVTR; this is translated from the coding sequence GTGAGCGGGTTCCGCACGCAATCGGCGCGTGGGCGGCGGCAGGATTCCAACCCGCGGGCGGTCATTGACATCGGTTCCAACACCGTGCGCCTCGTGGTTTACGACGGGCCGCGCCGCGCGCCTTTGCCGGTGTGGAACGAGAAGGTCGCCGCGCGACTGGGGCAGGATCTTTCGGCTACCGGATCTATCCCCGAACACGCCTCCGCCGAAGCGCTCGGCGCGCTTGCCCGTTATGCCATGCTGGTGGACGGGCTCGGCGTGGAGGACGTGCAGACCGTCGCCACCGCCGCCGCGCGCGAGGCGGGTAACGGCCCCGCCTTCATCGAACGGGTCCGCGCCCTCGGCCTCGACCCTGAGGTCCTGCCGGGCGAGGAGGAAGCGCGCGTGTCCGCCATGGGCGCGATCGGCGCCTTTCCGGGCGCGAAAGGCACGGTGGCCGACATCGGCGGCGGCAGCCTTGAGCTGGTGCGGATTGCCGATGGGGAGTGCCACGGCGGGCACAGCCTGCCGCTCGGCACGCTGCGCCTGCCCGCCCTGCGCCGCGATGCAGGGCCGGATTTCCATCGCCGGCTACGCACGATGCTGAAGCCCGCCAGCGCAGAGCTGGAACAGGGGCAGACGCTCTACATGGTCGGCGGCACGTGGCGCGCCTTTGCCGCCTATGCCATGCGCGACGAGAAGACCCCGCTGACCGATCCGCACGGCTATATCCTCGATAGCGCGCGTGCGGAAAAGCTGGCGAAACGGGTGACGGGCAAGTCGCCGGACAAGCTGTCCGACATTTCGGGCATCTCTTCCATGCGCTCCGAAATGCTGCCCGATGCCGCGGCGCTGCTGCGCGCGATGCTGGCCGAACTGAAGCCCGACCGGCTGGTGTTCTCCAGCTGGGGCCTGCGCGAAGGATTGCTCTACGACCGGCTGGAACCGCATCGCAAGGTGAAGGACCCGCTCATTTCGGGCACGGCGAGCTTTTCCGGCGGGAAGGAAGTGGTGACCGACGGGTCGCTGCTCGCCGCGTGGAGCGTCGATACCGCGCGCAGCCCGGGCAAGGGGCACGAACGGCTGCGCTTCGCCGCCGCCATGCTCGCCATCGCGCTACGCCGGGTGGAGCCGAACCTGCGCTATCGCCACGCGGTCGAATGGGCGCTCGACAAGCGCTGGGTCGGCGTGACGCCGCGCGAACGCGCCATGCTCGCCGCCGCACTGCTGGCGAGCTGCGGCAAGACTAGCTGGCCAAAGGAGCTGGATGCGCTGGCGAGCGAGGAGGACCTGCGCGAGGCGACCGCCTGGGGCCTCGGCCTGCGGCTCGGCTATCGGCTGAGCGCCGCGTCGCGCGTTTCGCTGTCGGAAAGCGCGCTGGATGCGAAGGACGGCGCGCTGGTGATGACGCTCGATCCCGCCAAGGCCGCGCTGGCGAGCGACGGGATCGTCGCGGACCTTACCGCGCTGGCGGAATGGATGGCGCTGGAACCGAGGCTGGAGATCGCCCCGGTCACACGCTGA
- a CDS encoding dolichyl-phosphate-mannose--protein mannosyltransferase → MSHAPAHPRDPIGWSLLLTAGFAALCFTRLAIPGIIMFDEVHYVPAARTLMELSGPANVEHPMVGKQLIALGIWLFGDDPFGWRVMAALFGVIGFFAGLRAMWFASCSRFATVAFGILLATGFPLVIHARIAMLDSFMIGFLLLGLWQIAAAVREAETARWRLALAGVFMGLSMGTKWSVLALMPVPGLAFLAVRAMHYHGNILTCRRGAPVPGISLLEAGLWLGAVPLLTYFASFWPYLVYDNYALGLTDLVSLQWDMLDLQGQVIEPHPYQSVWYQWVGNWRAIWYLYENVDGAQRAVVLLGNPFSSLVGLIGFGWCAWAGWKGNRAALALAVLYAVSIGFWIVATKPIQFYYHYLVPHTLLMGCMALWLDAMRQRGWKWLAAAILAISALMFAYFWPALSAAALEGERSFEDYTWLKSWA, encoded by the coding sequence ATGTCGCACGCACCGGCCCATCCCCGCGATCCGATCGGCTGGAGCCTGCTGCTCACCGCCGGCTTCGCCGCACTGTGCTTCACCCGGCTCGCCATCCCCGGCATCATCATGTTCGACGAGGTCCATTACGTGCCCGCCGCGCGCACGCTGATGGAGCTGTCGGGACCGGCCAATGTCGAGCACCCGATGGTCGGCAAGCAGCTGATCGCGCTCGGCATCTGGTTGTTCGGCGACGATCCCTTCGGCTGGCGCGTCATGGCCGCGCTGTTCGGCGTGATCGGCTTCTTCGCAGGCCTGCGGGCCATGTGGTTCGCCAGCTGTTCTCGCTTCGCCACCGTCGCCTTCGGCATCTTGCTCGCGACCGGTTTCCCGCTGGTGATCCACGCCCGGATTGCCATGCTCGACAGCTTCATGATCGGTTTCCTGCTGCTGGGCTTGTGGCAGATCGCCGCAGCGGTTCGGGAGGCGGAGACGGCGCGGTGGCGGCTGGCGCTCGCGGGTGTCTTCATGGGCCTTTCCATGGGCACGAAATGGAGCGTGCTGGCGCTGATGCCGGTGCCGGGCCTCGCCTTCCTCGCCGTCCGGGCCATGCATTATCACGGCAACATCCTCACCTGCCGCCGCGGCGCGCCGGTGCCGGGCATCTCGCTGCTGGAGGCCGGACTGTGGCTCGGCGCGGTGCCGCTGCTGACCTATTTCGCCAGCTTCTGGCCCTACCTCGTCTATGACAATTACGCGCTCGGCCTCACCGACCTGGTCTCGCTGCAGTGGGACATGCTCGACCTGCAGGGACAGGTGATCGAGCCGCATCCCTACCAAAGCGTGTGGTACCAGTGGGTCGGGAACTGGCGCGCGATCTGGTACCTCTACGAGAATGTCGACGGGGCGCAGCGCGCGGTGGTGCTGCTGGGCAATCCGTTCAGTTCGCTGGTCGGGCTGATCGGCTTCGGCTGGTGCGCGTGGGCAGGCTGGAAAGGCAATCGCGCCGCGCTCGCGCTAGCGGTGCTTTATGCGGTCAGCATCGGGTTCTGGATCGTCGCCACCAAACCCATCCAGTTCTATTACCACTACCTTGTGCCGCACACGCTCCTGATGGGCTGCATGGCGTTGTGGCTCGACGCGATGCGGCAGCGCGGGTGGAAATGGCTTGCGGCCGCCATCCTCGCGATCAGCGCGCTGATGTTCGCCTATTTCTGGCCCGCCCTGAGCGCCGCCGCGCTGGAGGGGGAGCGCAGCTTCGAGGATTACAC
- a CDS encoding trans-sulfuration enzyme family protein, whose translation MKKTTGTDRATTRNWRPATQAVRGGTWRSEHGETSEALFLTSGYTYDDAATVAARFAGDEPGMTYSRLQNPTVAMLEERIALMEGAEACRTQASGMAAMTAALLCQLETGDHVVAAKAAFGSCRWLVDQLLPKFGIETSVIDSADNDAWEAAIRPNTKVFFFETPANPTLDVVDLAHVCAVAEAHGIVTVVDNAFASPALQRPMEFGADVVAYSATKLMDGQGRVLAGAVCGTEEWITETLLPFQRNTGPNLSPFNAWVVHKGLETLDMRARRQSENAVELGRFIEGRVAGMRHPGLPSHPRHELAMKQMVATGPIFAFDVADRAQAFALLDALELVDISNNIGDARSLMCHPASTTHANMSEDAREDMGVTEGLLRINVGLEDIEDLKEDLDRALAKAGL comes from the coding sequence ATGAAGAAGACCACCGGAACGGACCGCGCGACAACGCGCAACTGGCGCCCCGCAACGCAGGCCGTGCGCGGCGGCACGTGGCGCAGCGAACATGGCGAGACGAGCGAGGCGCTGTTCCTCACCTCCGGCTATACCTACGACGATGCCGCCACGGTCGCGGCGCGCTTTGCGGGCGACGAGCCGGGCATGACCTATTCGCGCCTGCAGAACCCGACTGTGGCGATGCTGGAAGAACGCATCGCGCTGATGGAAGGGGCGGAGGCCTGCCGCACGCAGGCGAGCGGGATGGCGGCGATGACCGCGGCGCTGCTTTGCCAGCTGGAGACCGGCGACCACGTCGTCGCGGCGAAAGCGGCGTTCGGTTCGTGCCGCTGGCTGGTCGACCAGCTGCTGCCGAAATTCGGCATCGAGACCTCCGTGATCGACAGCGCCGACAACGATGCGTGGGAGGCCGCGATCCGCCCGAACACCAAGGTGTTCTTCTTCGAAACCCCGGCCAATCCCACGCTCGACGTGGTGGACCTCGCCCATGTCTGCGCGGTGGCGGAGGCGCACGGCATCGTCACGGTGGTCGACAACGCCTTTGCCAGCCCTGCCTTGCAGCGGCCGATGGAATTCGGCGCGGACGTTGTCGCCTACAGCGCGACGAAGCTGATGGACGGGCAGGGCCGCGTGCTCGCCGGCGCGGTGTGCGGGACGGAAGAGTGGATCACCGAAACACTGCTGCCGTTCCAGCGCAACACCGGGCCGAACCTGTCGCCCTTCAACGCGTGGGTCGTCCACAAGGGGCTGGAAACGCTCGACATGCGCGCCCGGCGGCAGAGCGAAAATGCGGTCGAGCTCGGCCGTTTCATCGAAGGCCGCGTGGCGGGAATGCGCCATCCGGGCCTTCCCAGCCATCCGCGCCACGAATTGGCGATGAAGCAGATGGTCGCGACCGGGCCGATCTTCGCCTTCGACGTGGCCGACCGGGCCCAGGCCTTCGCGCTGCTGGATGCGCTGGAACTGGTCGATATCTCGAACAATATCGGCGATGCGCGCAGCCTGATGTGCCATCCCGCCAGCACCACCCATGCCAACATGAGCGAGGACGCGCGCGAGGACATGGGCGTGACGGAAGGCCTGCTGCGGATCAACGTCGGGCTGGAAGATATCGAGGACCTGAAGGAAGACCTCGACCGGGCGCTGGCGAAAGCGGGGCTCTGA